The following is a genomic window from Deltaproteobacteria bacterium.
AGTTCGGCGGACAGGATTTTGGATGCGGTCATTGTCTCTCCTTGGCTGGATGTGGGCTTATCAAAAATGACCGTTTACACAAAATCCCGTACACCCTCTCCCTGGATTTTCTCGGGTAGCAATTCGCTTTTGGAGAAAATCCCAGATGTCTTTTTGTGCTCTCCTGTCCAGCTTGGACAAATCCTTTTCCGCCGATTCTTCAAACTCAATCTGCCAAGCCAAGGCGTGCCCCCACTTCTTCAAGCGTGTAGGTGCGGCTTCGGCCTGCCCTCAAATCTTCAAGCCGCTTTTCTGCAAGGTAAATATCTTCCAAATCGTCAAGGTATTCCGCGACCGCTTCCCGAATGTAAAAAGCCTTTGACCGGCCCGTTTCCGTTGCCAGTACGTTAAGGCGTCGTTCAAGGTCTTCATGCAAGCGCACAGATGTGGGCATTTCCTTTTCTCCTTCGTGAATACATATATTCAATGTTCATTTCATGAAAAATTATCATTTTTTGATAACACGTCAAGCGCAAAAAAAAGCCCGTTCCTAGTCACAGAAACGAACTTTTCATTCACTATTTCATTCACTATTTGGGACAAA
Proteins encoded in this region:
- a CDS encoding ribbon-helix-helix protein, CopG family is translated as MPTSVRLHEDLERRLNVLATETGRSKAFYIREAVAEYLDDLEDIYLAEKRLEDLRAGRSRTYTLEEVGARLGLAD